Within the Hypericibacter adhaerens genome, the region CGCCGGCCCTGCCGCCTTCAACCCGCTCAGCCTCGGGATCCAGATCGCGCTGATCGATCGGAGCTTCACCGACAAGGTTCCGATCATCACCATCAATCACGGCCAGACGGCGACCTCCGACGGACGCGTCTATCCCTATCTGTTCCCGCTTCTTCTCAATCCGCCCAGCGAGACCTCGGCGATCATCACCTACATCGCCCAGCGCGAAGGCGGGTTCGAGGGCCTGAAGGGCAAGAAGATCATCGTCCTCTATCACGGCTCGCCCTACGGCAAGGAGACGATTCCGGTCTACGAGCTCCTGGCCCAGAAATACGGCTTCAACCTGCAGCAGATCGAGGTGCCGCATCCCGGCAACGAGCAGCAGGCGCAGTGGCTGACGATCCGCCGCGAGAAGCCGGACTATGTGGTGCTGCGCGGCTGGGGCGTGATGAATCCGGTGGCGCTCAAGACGGCGCAGAAGGTCGGTTATCCGGCCGACCATATCATCGGCAACATCTGGTCCAATTCGGAAGAGGACGTGATCCCGGCCGGCGGCGCCGCCAAGGGCTATATCGCGATCATCACGCAGCCCTCGGGCACCGATTTCCCCGTGCTCCAGGACATCATCAAGACCGTCTACGGCGCCGGCAAAGGCAACCTCGAGGACAAGAACCGCATCGGCAGCGTCTTGCACAACCTCGGTGTCGTCAACGGCATCCTCAATGTCGAGGCCATCCGCATCGCCCAGGCCCATTTCGGCAATCGCGCGCTGAACGGCCAGGAGGTGCAGTG harbors:
- a CDS encoding ABC transporter substrate-binding protein, which codes for MRTKTLLRATLLAASLGIAAALPAKADEQYFPLQSYRVGPYAAGGTGFFGGFIDYMNLINIRDGGVNGVKLVWDECETQYEVERGIECYEREKNEHAPAGPAAFNPLSLGIQIALIDRSFTDKVPIITINHGQTATSDGRVYPYLFPLLLNPPSETSAIITYIAQREGGFEGLKGKKIIVLYHGSPYGKETIPVYELLAQKYGFNLQQIEVPHPGNEQQAQWLTIRREKPDYVVLRGWGVMNPVALKTAQKVGYPADHIIGNIWSNSEEDVIPAGGAAKGYIAIITQPSGTDFPVLQDIIKTVYGAGKGNLEDKNRIGSVLHNLGVVNGILNVEAIRIAQAHFGNRALNGQEVQWGFEHLDIDEKRIAELGAAGLLQSIHVTCADHEGKGAVKFEQWDGKKWTVVSDWINPDRELLWPIIRQGSEQYAKEHNITPRDCSENPS